A segment of the Ipomoea triloba cultivar NCNSP0323 chromosome 1, ASM357664v1 genome:
CTTTGAAATCAATGGTAAACCATTATCCAAAActgaccagctcaaactaaACAGATTAAATGACAGATTTCACTGTTAGTAGCATTTAAAACTTTGTAGCTAGCTTATATATCAAACTATCTGTTTCCCCCAATTGATACCATTCTAATATACTTAACTCGgtcagtgtatatatatagttacagTGAATATTAGTTAAAATATTCAAGATTTTGCACTTCATAGGATTTGTGGATGTACAGGAAATGCATGCAGGTAATATAAGTTGATGATGAACTGATCAAGTAGTGTTTATGAACATGGATTCCTAAGaatgaaattgttttttttttcctggttGTTGAGCACATAAAGTGCAATCAAGTATTAGCTTAGGTTTTTAGTTAGGAAGGATCACatacttcaatttggtattGGAGAACTCCATAGGTCCGAACACGTAAAGGAGagtgttgaacatataatatataagcataaatgtgtaatccaacCATCAGCAATTATGGTAAAATGAAAGCAGGGATGGAATATGTACTCACATTACTGGGAAATGTTCTTTGAGCTGATTGCTgcaaatgatgatgatgatcaaaAGCATAGTTATGAAAACCAAGGTGTTGATGGTCAGGTGAAGTGTGGGCAACAAAGGCGCCATTAATTCTTGCAGAGTTGAATAGATCCAAAGCCTGTAAGTTCATTCCCAGAGAGCTGGAATTGGCTAAAGAAGAAGCTTCTTCAATATTCAAGCTGGGAACGCTTATGGTTGGGTATATCTGACTAAACCTCCCTCTATTACTACTAGCATTAGAAGAAGCGGCGGAGGAGCCGTAAAACTGCTgacccgccgccgccgccgccgcaggtTGGTGCCCGCCGCCGGAGAGGGTTCCGAGCAAGAGTTTGGCGTCGAGGGTATTCTGCATATCCGCCGCCGCCAACCTCGGCGGGTAACAATCCGTCGCCGACGACAGTTCTTGCTTAATTCCCTGGCCGGAGACACCACCACCGCCGGCGAaacccgccgccgccgccgcattAGCCCAGTGATGAAAGCTCAAATCTTGAGCCATGGGTTGATGATGATTTCTTGAACTGAGAACACTACCGGCGGCCACCAATGAACTCAACCCACCACCGCCACCGCTTCtgcaacaacaacaaacaaaacCCACCCACCATATCTCATCAGATCAGATCCACCTCAGCTCAACCCTAGCTTAAGAAAGACAGCTAAAAAGACACAGTGCATGCCGGAAAATNaagaaaagcaaaaaaaaaaaaaaaaaaaaaaaaaaaaaaaaaaaaaaaaaacgtgacTGTACAAAGCATGAATGCAGCagcaactttaatttttttcaaaaaacatcaAATCAAAAAAAAGGATTGGGTAAAAGCTAAGAGATTCCAAGTTTTTCATAAAGACAGATCATAGTGGAAGAAGTAGCcaaaatatcattattattgtttgccAAACACCACCATGATCATCATCACCACTATACTAAAACTCACCTGCCGGAGCTATCCTATCTCTTGTAATcaagaaatagagagagagagaaaggaaagAGAGAGGGggtattatatttatactatacTTACAATAAGGTAGTGTTTGGGGTCCATGAATGAGCAGTAGAGCTTGTAGAAACTCCTCCATAGCTAGAGGAAGGGGAAGAAGAGGATGGCGGCGGGGGCGGGTCTTGGAACTGctggtggtgttggtggtggtgatggtggtggttaTGGAGGTGTGCAGACTCCATTATAACacttcaataataaaaataatgatgatGTTTGTGGGAGGTATGTAGTGTATGTGTTTGGGAATAAGGGGTTTTTTAAGACACTTGAAAATCCCAAGatacaacaaaaacaaacaaaacaatattataatataataataataataataataataataataataataataataataatactaagcAACTacatattattgttattattattaaaggaaaCAAAAAAGCAGCAAACAAAGTTATCAGCTACCTAGACTAGCCCCCTACCACCCCCCCCACCCAACCCCTACCCCCTGAAAAACCTGAAGAAAACCCTTGCTCTCCTCCACCTTGCTTCTACAACTTTTcatataataaatttgtttcCTTCTATTCTTTCCCTTAATTCCATTGTCTCCTCATAACCCATAATTTAAGCCACAGCCGCCTTCAAAACCAAGAAACCCCAGAGACAAAATGTCAAGAATTGAATAAAGAAAACCTTAATTCTTCATACCTCAACCCACCATTATTGTCAAGGACAGAACTAAGCGTGTCTGATCTGAATAGTATCAATAATTGACAATGTTCAATTCCTTAGTATTGAATTAGTGAATAAAAAGTCTTGCTtacgacttttttttttatattaaaaatgggtaggattaatttttgtcacaaaCATTCGACATTAAAGTTTGAGTTGCATTGGGTTAAGTTCCTAGTGTGCAAAAATGTATCAGGATTCATAATATAGTCTAACGTAACGCACACACGATGCATGTACAGTAAAAGCATGTTAAATTAACTTAATCAATATCACACGTTTCAAAGTCCGGTTAcatattgattattattattattattattattattattattattattatatatattattaaagggtttttttttctttgtttcaatTCATTGTAAGCTAGGTGATGAGATCTCAGACTGTGATCTGAAGAACAGAAGAAGTGTACCCTAAATTCTTTAGTGTTTtgtgggggagggggggggggggcggcaATTACAGGGGGNNNNNNNNNNNNNNNNNNNNNNNNNNNNNNNNNNNNNNNNNNNNNNNNNNNNNNNNNNNNNNNNNNNNNNNNNNNNNNNNNNNNNNNNNNNNNNNNNNNNNNNNNNNNNNNNNNNNNNNNNNNNNNNNNNNNNNNNNNNNNNNNNNNNNNNNNNNNNNNNNNNNNgggggggggggggggggggggggggctgcAATTACAGGGGGATGATTATAGTTCTCCTACGCCATGATTTCACTGCTGTGTCTGCACCTGCCTTCGATCCCAAGGCTTTGAACAAAAAAGTCTGAAAACACAAATGATAGCCACCACATGTATGTTGGGGACGACAAGTCTTTTTTAAGGTAAATTGTTGTATTTTTGCCTGCTATCTTTATGCTAAATACAACACAAACACATCCCTAGCTAAGGGAGGGGTCtatctatgtatatatgcatCTTATCTTACCTAGCTTGTTTTGTGGTCCATTTTAATCATCAACATTAAATCCTCCTATctctcatccatatatatatatatatgactgcCCTTTTCATCAttattagtttttgttttttattttttttatttttttttaaaaaggcaaTAATGGGTAATGTATGTATGGAGCTAATTAAGTAACACACATACATTATTTGATttcaagaaaattataaatttaaaggtGTGTTTGGGACCCATTCATATAATGTATATACTAGCTAGCTTGCAGTAACTTTTCACCCTAGAATTGAATAACTTAAAGGGGTGCTTAAAGGTGGCCAAGTTTGTAAAAAGTTCCTTTTATCAAATCATCAGCCAAACAACACTGATTCAAAGTAATCAATTACTTAATTACAGTCTACTACTTTCAAGATGGATccttaatataaatttatacatataGGTTTCATTACTCATTTTTCGAAACAATCATCAAAATCATTCAAGATATTTGTCACGTACTACTATATAACTTATGATACTAGCtgacttatatatataaccatttCGACTAAAATTTATTGGATGTTAATGTTGTTAACTATCACCTTATAACTTACGATATGATACTGGCCTGGCCAGTTTGTTGGTaaccatttcaactaaaatttaTCATATCGGATATTTACTTGATGGTTAGTTTGTAATAACTTATGATATTGGTCGGCCACTTGCCTCTAACCATTTCAAGTACTACAATTTATTGAATATTAACCATCATCTTATTACCTTATAACTTATGATATTGTTTGACTTGTTTGTAACCGTTTTAACTAAAATTCATTAGATGTTAATGAACCGGTCATCATCTTATCATCTTAAAAGTTATGATACTGGCCTCGTCAGCTTATCTTGACCAttttgactaaaattatttatcGGAAGTTAACTTGATGCTGATTAGTTTGTAATGACAACGTTTGTGGAGAAAGAATGAGTGAAGATACAAGGAATAAAAGCAGTAAAAAACATGATGGGGGGACCAATGAAATACCCATAAttgcttattatatatatttatatatatttgtaaaatgTGTACTGTACTTCTTCTTAGGAAGAATAATCTCATGACAGTCCACGCTACAAAACGACACAGCTCTTGTGTTTTGTGGATCTGGATTAAttacccaaaaataaaatgaaattaatgatGATGTCAATTTGACCTTTACATGACATCATTCATACAATCCCTAGggtttcatatatatatctctctatatattttaCTTAAGTTCTTTTCCTGTTTTGGATCAAACTGTACTTCTATCTCCTTCCATTATTTCTGGCCCCTATTAGCTCCATGCATGCCCTCCCTTGGGCCTCTTTATCTTTCTTGTTTcacaatggaaaaaaaaaaacttttttaattattatttatttatttttagggtacacaattaatttgtttacatgATGATTGACTCgaataaaaatttgtaataacttTACCTCCAAACTAGTTATTATCACATGTTAGGACATGCAACATATAGCTATTTTTTAGGACATACGACTTTCACTCTGAATAGCTTTCACTCTGGATCATTTTAGGTCTAAAGGACTAATCCAGACACTTTACAATTTTTTGTTAGTTTACTTGGCAATCACAGGTCAAACAGTTAGTTTGGTAATCACGAGATtttaagtttaaagtttaactTTCTGTGGGAGCTGTCTATTGTCCTCCTCAGTTTGAGTCAGTCAGCTATATGTAACTTAGACTGATTTACCTTATTGTAATCTTTATCAGCTAGAGTTACAAGGCAACTTTATCTAGAGTGCACTTTCAGGTAACAACAAGCTTATTAGTTTGGGATTAATTAACTAAGGTAGGGTGGTTCTTGACAAAAATGCATTCATATATAATTGGTTGAGGATATATTAAAAGAAGCTAAGGACAAGATAAATCCACGTAGAAAATTAAAACAAGTGTGAGTATaacaaagatatatatatcacaacTGTAAAGAAGGCATGACACCTTAGCTTTGCCCATAATGCCGCCATTGCCCTTtcgtatatattttaaaaacagACAAGGAAGATGCAGATGTTGTTATCCTCAAAACTTAAATTTctccaaatatataaaacatttcGTATCCAATTCAATTAAGTTTCAAACTTTAAGTTTATATGTCGTACGGTATATAAACTCTACAATCAAGAAGTGTCCATTTCTAATctcttttttaataaaaagatcctaccaatatatatgtatgtatgtatatgaaaATTCTACATATACATATAGGTATGTTGTGAGGGGTAATTAAGGGATATTCTTTATAGTACCTGTGTTGGGATCAAACACTTGGACTTTCCTTGTAGTATATGTGTTAGGACCaaacaattattattgtgttaaaatttatagttaGTAATTGatgcacaattttatttctttttatttgcatAGTAATTTCGAGCATCTGCTCAACAATCCCTTCCAGCATCCATGACATGTTCTGATAGCAATTGCATGTCAGATCAAACACTTATCAtacgtcaaaagttataacCAGTATCAAATGCATAACTTTATATCTTTATACTTGTGTAGCAGTCAATGCCACGTTTCAATGGCGAGATGCTAGACTTGGCCCTCCAACCTTTCGTCCAACAACCTATAAGACACCAATTGTTAGATCAAATGATTGCCATTATTTCAGAAGTTATAATTAATAACAAATGTatgtgcaactttattttcttatacttgtatatcatattaaaattttcttatacttgtatatcatattttaatagtAGCtagattgttggatttggcTTCCACCTAACAGAAGTGTTGGATTATTGGTAGaagaattatttgaattcaaagaaatttttaaatgaAGGCTTCTTTTTTATTGTATTCCTTTTATGCAAGACATTTATCATTTACTTGGATATAATAACATGAGGATTAAAAGTAAGAGGGGCCAAATAAAGAGTAAGTAAAGAATAATTGAAGATAGAGTGGGTTTGAACCCTTTGATCTGAAAGACTTTTTGCAATCTATGGTGTGATGATTTTGTTTCTTTGTACTTATTGTATATGGCCATGTTTGGTTAACAGCGGATCCTCCATTTTTTGGCGAATTTGATCGtaatgtttggttatcagcggtttggagcagcggatTGGCTCCAAACCGCTGAAACCCCAAACGCTGCTCTAGGGGTTTGGCATTTTGGGGAAAGGCCacctttccccaaaacgcccctctttataaaaaaaaaaattgttttttggtAATTCTGGAAGCCTTGAGGCTTCCCTTCAATACCCATCCGATGTGGGACATTGGATGGGTATTGAAAACAAAAGCAAGGGGCATTGAGGCCCTTTTATAGAGGAGCCTCAATGCCCCTGTTTTATATTGTGCCGATGTGGGATCTGAAGTTAAAAGGGGAGCCCCGGCTCCCCCTcgtctcttctttttttttttttaattgttattattattattattattatttttattattattattattattattattatatttctatatatagagattattattattgttattatatatatatatatatatatatatatatatatatatatatatatatatatataatgtgagaTCAGAGTATGGGCAAGCTTGCCTTTGCTTTTCTTTTAGCCTCTCCTTTTTGCTTTTCACCCTTTcagcaccccccccccccccctcccccggCCCCCCATCCTATTATTAGATTCAATGGTGTGAGACTGTGAGTTATTAGTATCTCATTCTTGATACTAATTAACTATTGTAATTTTTATGTATCCTTATATTAATCTTAATTCAGAatcatataaagaaaaaaaaaaacaaatttcaaaagaTGCAAAAAATGCTCAGAGCCCCTTATTTTCATTAGATAACCattgttatatatacatatacataaggAAGAAACTAAATAGGAATTGTATAGAACAACTGAggaactaaattttaaaaaatttataacaagGAAATGAAGGGAGTAATTAActttcataataaaaataacaattgaAGAGCCCTACAAGGACTAGTCAAGTGTGTGGAACATGATTATCGATTATATCATAAAGTCACAAGTCTAATATAATTTGCGGACTATTAAACATGAGTGAATTACCTGGTGtgcatagattttttttttaaatggtaaaTACAat
Coding sequences within it:
- the LOC116017823 gene encoding transcription factor bHLH110-like isoform X1, which gives rise to MESAHLHNHHHHHHQHHQQFQDPPPPPSSSSPSSSYGGVSTSSTAHSWTPNTTLLSGGGGGLSSLVAAGSVLSSRNHHQPMAQDLSFHHWANAAAAAGFAGGGGVSGQGIKQELSSATDCYPPRLAAADMQNTLDAKLLLGTLSGGGHQPAAAAAAGQQFYGSSAASSNASSNRGRFSQIYPTISVPSLNIEEASSLANSSSLGMNLQALDLFNSARINGAFVAHTSPDHQHLGFHNYAFDHHHHLQQSAQRTFPSNVSSPLFSHATVAISADPKRPCNLVEPNPPQAPPKKSRLDSRASCPPFKVRKEKLGDRIAALQQLVAPFGKTDTASVLMEAIGYIKFLQNQVETLSVPYMKLSRNKSSGRAMQGVIKHVMSYNYIYVRLQGQEENIGSEEARRDLRSRGLCLVPLSCLSYVTDSGGGVWPPPSLEHFSPIQ
- the LOC116017823 gene encoding transcription factor bHLH110-like isoform X2, yielding MESAHLHNHHHHHHQHHQQFQDPPPPPSSSSPSSSYGGVSTSSTAHSWTPNTTLLSGGGGGLSSLVAAGSVLSSRNHHQPMAQDLSFHHWANAAAAAGFAGGGGVSGQGIKQELSSATDCYPPRLAAADMQNTLDAKLLLGTLSGGGHQPAAAAAAGQQFYGSSAASSNASSNRGRFSQIYPTISVPSLNIEEASSLANSSSLGMNLQALDLFNSARINGAFVAHTSPDHQHLGFHNYAFDHHHHLQQSAQRTFPSNVSSPLFSHATVAISADPKRPCNLVEPNPPQAPPKKSRLDSRASCPPFKVRKEKLGDRIAALQQLVAPFGKTDTASVLMEAIGYIKFLQNQVETLSVPYMKLSRNKSSGRAMQGVIKHLQGQEENIGSEEARRDLRSRGLCLVPLSCLSYVTDSGGGVWPPPSLEHFSPIQ
- the LOC116017823 gene encoding transcription factor bHLH110-like isoform X3, translated to MESAHLHNHHHHHHQHHQQFQDPPPPPSSSSPSSSYGGVSTSSTAHSWTPNTTLLSGGGGGLSSLVAAGSVLSSRNHHQPMAQDLSFHHWANAAAAAGFAGGGGVSGQGIKQELSSATDCYPPRLAAADMQNTLDAKLLLGTLSGGGHQPAAAAAAGQQFYGSSAASSNASSNRGRFSQIYPTISVPSLNIEEASSLANSSSLGMNLQALDLFNSARINGAFVAHTSPDHQHLGFHNYAFDHHHHLQQSAQRTFPSNVSSPLFSHATVAISADPKRPCNLVEPNPPQAPPKKSRLDSRASCPPFKVRKEKLGDRIAALQQLVAPFGKTDTASVLMEAIGYIKFLQNQVETLSVPYMKLSRNKSSGRAMQGVIKHGQEENIGSEEARRDLRSRGLCLVPLSCLSYVTDSGGGVWPPPSLEHFSPIQ
- the LOC116017823 gene encoding transcription factor bHLH110-like isoform X5, encoding MESAHLHNHHHHHHQHHQQFQDPPPPPSSSSPSSSYGGVSTSSTAHSWTPNTTLLSGGGGGLSSLVAAGSVLSSRNHHQPMAQDLSFHHWANAAAAAGFAGGGGVSGQGIKQELSSATDCYPPRLAAADMQNTLDAKLLLGTLSGGGHQPAAAAAAGQQFYGSSAASSNASSNRGRFSQIYPTISVPSLNIEEASSLANSSSLGMNLQALDLFNSARINGAFVAHTSPDHQHLGFHNYAFDHHHHLQQSAQRTFPSNVSSPLFSHATVAISADPKRPCNLVEPNPPQAPPKKSRLDSRASCPPFKVRKEKLGDRIAALQQLVAPFGKTDTASVLMEAIGYIKFLQNQVETLSVPYMKLSRNKSSGRAMQGGQEENIGSEEARRDLRSRGLCLVPLSCLSYVTDSGGGVWPPPSLEHFSPIQ
- the LOC116017823 gene encoding transcription factor bHLH110-like isoform X4, which translates into the protein MESAHLHNHHHHHHQHHQQFQDPPPPPSSSSPSSSYGGVSTSSTAHSWTPNTTLLSGGGGGLSSLVAAGSVLSSRNHHQPMAQDLSFHHWANAAAAAGFAGGGGVSGQGIKQELSSATDCYPPRLAAADMQNTLDAKLLLGTLSGGGHQPAAAAAAGQQFYGSSAASSNASSNRGRFSQIYPTISVPSLNIEEASSLANSSSLGMNLQALDLFNSARINGAFVAHTSPDHQHLGFHNYAFDHHHHLQQSAQRTFPSNVSSPLFSHATVAISADPKRPCNLVEPNPPQAPPKKSRLDSRASCPPFKVRKEKLGDRIAALQQLVAPFGKTDTASVLMEAIGYIKFLQNQVETLSVPYMKLSRNKSSGRAMQGLQGQEENIGSEEARRDLRSRGLCLVPLSCLSYVTDSGGGVWPPPSLEHFSPIQ